The Deltaproteobacteria bacterium genome contains a region encoding:
- the guaB gene encoding IMP dehydrogenase yields the protein MEFRNISYALTFDDILLIPQYSEIVPTEVTPKSFFAKDKYLNTPILSSAMDTVTENRIARIMAQMGGLGIIHKNMDIEKQCLEVERVKKYESGMIQDPITLGPKEKVSKALEMMSRYSISGVPITVDKVLVGILTNRDLRFETNVDQLIEDLMTKENLITAVEGTTLEQAKKILQKYRIEKLPVVNAKGELKGLITIKDIEKAQAFPQATKDSRGRLSVGGAVSVGKEGIARAEALCAAHVDVICIDTAHGHSKNVITNLEYLSKKFKDVIFIAGNVVTAEGTLALMEAGADVVKVGVGPGSICTTRVVAGVGMPQISAVVECSKQAKHKRKTIIADGGIKYSGDITKALALGANTVMIGNLLAGAEESPGETILYQGRTYKMYRGMGSIGAMSKGSKDRYGQMDIHDVDKLVPEGIEGKVPYKGSASGIIHQLVGGLKSGMGYLGASNIEELQKRAKFVQISPQGLKESHVHDVSITKEAPNYRLE from the coding sequence CCGACAGAGGTGACGCCAAAGAGTTTTTTTGCCAAGGATAAATATTTAAATACACCCATTCTTTCCTCGGCTATGGATACAGTGACAGAAAATCGTATCGCAAGAATCATGGCGCAAATGGGAGGCCTTGGAATTATCCATAAAAATATGGACATTGAAAAACAATGTTTAGAAGTCGAGCGGGTTAAGAAATATGAAAGTGGCATGATCCAGGATCCCATCACCTTGGGACCTAAGGAAAAAGTGAGCAAAGCTTTAGAGATGATGAGTCGCTACTCTATCAGTGGCGTTCCCATAACGGTGGATAAAGTCTTGGTAGGAATTTTAACCAATCGGGACCTTCGATTCGAGACCAATGTCGATCAATTGATTGAAGATTTAATGACCAAAGAAAATTTAATCACCGCCGTGGAAGGCACCACTCTTGAGCAAGCAAAAAAAATCTTGCAAAAATACCGAATTGAAAAGCTTCCCGTGGTGAATGCGAAGGGCGAGCTGAAAGGATTAATTACCATCAAAGATATTGAAAAAGCCCAGGCTTTCCCTCAAGCAACGAAGGATTCTCGAGGCCGTCTGTCTGTGGGGGGAGCTGTCAGTGTCGGTAAAGAAGGGATTGCCAGGGCGGAGGCCTTGTGTGCTGCCCATGTGGATGTGATTTGTATTGATACCGCCCATGGACACTCTAAAAATGTGATTACGAATTTGGAATACCTTTCTAAAAAATTTAAAGATGTTATTTTTATCGCTGGAAATGTCGTTACTGCCGAAGGAACTTTGGCTTTGATGGAGGCTGGTGCTGATGTGGTAAAGGTCGGAGTGGGGCCTGGCAGTATATGTACTACCAGAGTGGTTGCCGGAGTGGGGATGCCTCAAATCTCTGCCGTAGTGGAGTGCTCCAAGCAGGCAAAGCACAAAAGAAAAACAATTATTGCCGATGGCGGAATTAAATATTCAGGGGATATCACCAAGGCTTTGGCTTTGGGTGCGAATACGGTGATGATTGGGAATCTGCTGGCAGGGGCCGAGGAATCCCCTGGTGAAACGATTTTATATCAAGGACGAACGTATAAAATGTACCGCGGGATGGGATCTATAGGAGCTATGTCCAAGGGCTCTAAAGATAGGTATGGGCAAATGGATATCCATGATGTGGACAAGTTGGTTCCTGAAGGTATCGAAGGAAAAGTTCCCTATAAAGGGAGTGCCTCTGGTATCATTCATCAATTAGTGGGTGGTTTAAAATCAGGGATGGGGTATTTGGGGGCTTCGAATATTGAAGAACTTCAAAAACGAGCTAAATTTGTGCAAATTTCCCCTCAGGGTCTCAAAGAGTCCCATGTTCATGATGTGAGTATCACCAAGGAAGCACCCAACTACCGCTTAGAGTAG
- the guaA gene encoding glutamine-hydrolyzing GMP synthase gives MTKLLDHGFLILDFGSQVTQLIARRLREMGYFSEIRHFSYPLDEIKKKKYAGIILSGGPSSVYEDQAPYRSIKELQVAAPLMGICYGMQLVCHDLGGKVEPAKSREYGYKTVHWSKNIFKENPDVSSSLNYDQKVWMSHGDVVTQIPAGFTLLAETEDHPAAIESEKIFAVQFHPEVVHTEKGEKVLEYFIKKCGAQKNWQTQNMLEELNEQVLSMVSPADHVLCGLSGGVDSSVVAILLTKILGKDRVHCVFVNNGLLRKNEYSDVLNSYEHVGLNVVGVDASKHFLEGLKGLIDPELKRKAIGRIFIEVFQEAVEKIKLQTKIEIKWLAQGTLYPDVIESVSTTGSSVTIKSHHNVGGLPEKLNFKLLEPVRLLFKDEVRRLGRELKAPEEIVSRHPFPGPGLSIRVIGEVTEDRLVLLREADHLFIQYLKNKNLYDKIWQAFCVLTPIQTVGVMGDGRTYEYVLALRAVTAIDGMTADWYEFDSSDLKAISNEITNKVKGVSRVVYDITSKPPATIEWE, from the coding sequence ATGACAAAACTATTAGATCACGGATTTTTAATACTCGATTTTGGTTCTCAGGTGACTCAACTCATTGCTCGACGTCTGAGAGAAATGGGATATTTTTCAGAGATCAGACATTTTTCCTACCCACTTGATGAGATTAAGAAAAAAAAATATGCGGGCATTATTTTAAGTGGTGGCCCAAGCTCCGTTTATGAAGACCAAGCTCCCTATCGTTCCATTAAAGAGTTGCAAGTAGCTGCTCCCTTAATGGGAATTTGTTATGGTATGCAATTAGTTTGTCACGATTTGGGTGGCAAGGTGGAACCGGCAAAATCTCGTGAGTATGGGTACAAGACAGTTCATTGGAGTAAAAATATTTTCAAAGAAAATCCAGATGTGTCTTCCTCTTTGAATTATGATCAAAAAGTTTGGATGAGTCATGGGGATGTGGTCACTCAGATCCCTGCAGGTTTTACTTTGTTAGCAGAGACTGAAGACCATCCCGCTGCTATTGAAAGTGAAAAAATATTTGCGGTGCAGTTTCATCCTGAAGTGGTGCATACGGAAAAGGGCGAGAAAGTTCTCGAGTACTTTATTAAAAAATGTGGAGCACAAAAAAATTGGCAAACCCAGAATATGTTGGAAGAACTTAACGAGCAAGTTCTGTCCATGGTAAGCCCTGCAGACCATGTGCTTTGTGGTCTTTCTGGAGGGGTGGACTCCAGTGTCGTTGCCATCCTACTGACTAAAATATTGGGGAAAGACCGAGTTCATTGTGTCTTTGTGAACAATGGATTGCTTAGAAAAAATGAGTATTCAGATGTTCTTAATTCCTATGAGCATGTGGGACTCAATGTGGTGGGGGTGGATGCTTCAAAGCATTTTTTGGAAGGATTGAAAGGTCTCATTGATCCAGAATTAAAAAGAAAAGCCATTGGGCGTATTTTTATTGAAGTATTTCAGGAAGCTGTGGAAAAAATAAAATTACAAACAAAGATAGAAATAAAATGGTTGGCTCAAGGAACTCTGTATCCTGATGTGATTGAAAGTGTTTCGACCACGGGGAGTTCGGTGACCATTAAGTCCCATCACAATGTGGGAGGGCTTCCAGAGAAATTAAATTTTAAATTACTCGAACCGGTGCGACTTCTTTTTAAAGATGAGGTCAGGCGTTTAGGTCGTGAATTAAAGGCTCCCGAAGAGATTGTTTCCCGGCATCCTTTTCCTGGGCCGGGATTAAGTATTCGAGTTATTGGCGAAGTGACGGAAGATCGTTTGGTCCTTTTAAGGGAAGCAGATCATCTGTTTATTCAGTATTTAAAAAATAAAAATTTATATGATAAAATTTGGCAAGCCTTTTGTGTGCTCACTCCCATTCAGACCGTTGGTGTGATGGGGGATGGTCGTACCTACGAGTACGTGTTAGCCCTACGAGCGGTGACCGCTATTGATGGGATGACTGCGGATTGGTATGAATTTGATAGTAGTGATTTAAAAGCTATCTCGAATGAAATAACCAATAAGGTGAAGGGCGTTTCGCGAGTGGTGTATGATATTACCAGCAAACCTCCAGCAACTATCGAGTGGGAATAA